The following proteins are encoded in a genomic region of Tenacibaculum sp. 190524A05c:
- a CDS encoding HopJ type III effector protein, with translation MTISEFKNKLQNEAATIDFKETIELIESNYNFTPSAFKNGELENQSTENQGSCKVFSFAIQEELSKEETLACFGQYYAEVVNDPNGTGHQNIRNFMRTGFEGLSFENETLIKL, from the coding sequence ATGACGATATCTGAATTCAAAAATAAATTACAAAACGAAGCCGCTACAATTGATTTTAAAGAAACAATTGAACTAATAGAAAGCAACTATAATTTCACTCCTTCAGCATTTAAAAATGGTGAATTAGAAAATCAATCTACAGAAAACCAAGGATCTTGCAAAGTGTTTTCATTTGCAATCCAAGAAGAACTATCAAAAGAGGAAACCTTAGCTTGCTTCGGTCAATACTACGCTGAGGTTGTGAATGATCCAAATGGAACAGGACATCAAAATATCAGAAATTTTATGAGAACTGGATTTGAAGGGTTAAGTTTTGAAAATGAAACGCTAATCAAACTATAA
- the aspS gene encoding aspartate--tRNA ligase, whose product MYRSHSCGELRASHINTEVTLAGWVQKSRDKGFMIWVDLRDRYGITQLIFDEERTSKDLMEKAKTLGREFVIQVKGTVIERASKNPNIETGDIEVLVSELNILNEAKLPPFTIEDETDGGEDIRMKYRYLDIRRNPVKNSLVFRHKVSMEVRKYLSDKGFIDVETPYLIKSTPEGARDFLVPSRMNAGQFYALPQSPQTFKQLLMVGGMDKYFQIVKCFRDEDLRADRQPEFTQIDCEMAFVEQEDILEIFEGMTRHLLKEINGVEVDKFPRMSFDDAMRLYGNDKPDIRFGMQFGELNEVAQHKEFKVFNEAELVVGIAVPGGASYTRKEIDKLIDWVKRPQVGALGMVYVKCNEDGSFKSSVDKFYDQEDLAKWAETTGAKAGDLICVLSGKTSKVRAQLSALRMELAERLGLRKPDEFAPLWVVDFPLLELDEETGHYHAMHHPFTSPKPGQIELLDTDPGAVKANAYDLVLNGNEIGGGSIRIHDKETQAIMFKHLGFTPEEAKEQFGFLMDAFEYGAPPHGGLAFGLDRLVAILGGQETIRDFIAFPKNNSGRDVMIDAPATIDNDQLQELSIQLNVQEEA is encoded by the coding sequence ATGTACAGATCGCATTCATGCGGTGAGTTAAGAGCATCGCATATTAATACAGAAGTTACCCTAGCAGGATGGGTTCAAAAATCAAGAGATAAAGGTTTCATGATTTGGGTTGATTTACGAGATCGTTACGGAATTACTCAGTTGATTTTTGATGAAGAGAGAACTTCTAAAGACTTAATGGAAAAAGCAAAAACATTAGGTAGAGAGTTTGTGATTCAAGTAAAAGGAACTGTTATTGAAAGAGCTTCTAAAAATCCAAATATCGAAACAGGAGATATTGAAGTTTTAGTTTCTGAATTAAACATTTTAAACGAAGCAAAATTACCGCCATTTACAATTGAAGATGAAACTGACGGTGGAGAAGATATTCGAATGAAATATCGTTATTTAGATATTCGTCGTAACCCGGTAAAAAATAGCTTAGTTTTCCGTCATAAGGTTTCAATGGAAGTTCGTAAATATCTTTCTGATAAAGGGTTTATTGATGTTGAAACTCCATATTTAATTAAGTCTACTCCAGAAGGAGCTCGTGATTTCTTAGTTCCTTCAAGAATGAATGCTGGACAGTTTTACGCATTACCACAATCACCACAAACTTTTAAGCAGTTATTAATGGTTGGTGGAATGGATAAGTATTTCCAGATTGTAAAATGTTTTAGAGATGAAGATTTACGTGCCGACCGTCAACCAGAGTTTACACAAATAGACTGTGAAATGGCGTTTGTTGAGCAAGAAGATATTTTAGAGATTTTCGAAGGAATGACTCGTCATTTATTAAAAGAAATTAATGGTGTTGAAGTTGATAAATTCCCAAGAATGTCTTTTGATGATGCTATGCGTTTATACGGAAATGACAAACCTGATATTCGTTTCGGAATGCAGTTTGGTGAGTTAAACGAAGTTGCACAACATAAAGAATTCAAAGTATTTAATGAAGCTGAATTAGTTGTAGGTATTGCTGTTCCTGGTGGAGCTTCATATACTAGAAAGGAAATTGATAAGTTAATCGATTGGGTGAAGCGTCCACAAGTTGGTGCTTTAGGAATGGTATATGTTAAGTGTAATGAAGACGGAAGTTTTAAATCGTCTGTAGATAAGTTTTACGACCAAGAAGATTTAGCTAAATGGGCAGAAACTACTGGAGCAAAAGCAGGAGATTTAATTTGTGTTTTATCAGGTAAAACTTCAAAAGTACGTGCACAATTATCTGCTTTACGTATGGAATTAGCAGAGCGTTTAGGTTTACGTAAACCGGATGAATTTGCACCATTATGGGTTGTAGATTTCCCATTATTGGAATTGGATGAAGAAACTGGACATTATCATGCAATGCACCATCCATTTACATCACCAAAACCTGGTCAGATTGAATTATTAGATACAGATCCAGGAGCGGTAAAAGCAAACGCTTATGATTTAGTATTAAATGGTAATGAAATTGGTGGAGGTTCTATTAGAATTCACGATAAAGAAACTCAAGCTATTATGTTTAAGCATTTAGGATTTACTCCTGAAGAAGCTAAAGAACAATTTGGTTTCTTAATGGATGCTTTTGAATATGGAGCACCTCCTCATGGTGGTTTAGCTTTTGGTTTAGATAGATTAGTTGCTATTTTAGGTGGACAAGAAACTATTCGTGATTTTATTGCATTCCCAAAGAATAATTCTGGAAGAGATGTAATGATAGACGCGCCAGCAACTATTGATAATGATCAATTACAAGAATTAAGTATTCAATTGAATGTTCAAGAAGAAGCTTAA
- a CDS encoding DUF6503 family protein, producing MFLRISLFLACFSSFLSFSQEISGKELLDKAIQYHDPHGNWKTFKGTLNVTMTIPNKPKRESEIKIDLPNEFFYVKATRGENTTEYTVDKKECKIAFNGDQNPSEAILKEHKLSCDRANLYKNYYSYLYGLPMKLKDNGTNIHDKVEKKKFKGKEYLVLKVTYDESVGKDTWYFYFNPKTYAMEIYQFFKATKDSGEYILLSEEEIINGIKMPKVRAWYYNKDDGYLGTDTLVK from the coding sequence ATGTTTCTACGTATCTCACTATTTTTAGCTTGTTTCAGCTCTTTTCTCTCATTTTCTCAAGAGATTTCTGGAAAAGAGTTGTTGGATAAAGCGATTCAATATCATGACCCACATGGAAATTGGAAAACATTTAAAGGAACCTTGAATGTTACCATGACAATTCCTAATAAACCAAAAAGAGAGAGCGAAATAAAAATCGATTTACCGAATGAATTCTTTTATGTAAAAGCAACTAGAGGAGAAAACACAACAGAATATACAGTTGATAAGAAAGAATGTAAAATTGCCTTTAACGGTGATCAAAATCCTTCTGAAGCTATTTTAAAAGAACATAAATTAAGTTGTGATCGAGCGAATCTTTACAAAAATTACTATAGTTATTTATATGGACTTCCAATGAAGTTAAAAGACAACGGAACTAATATTCATGATAAAGTAGAAAAGAAAAAGTTCAAAGGAAAAGAATATTTAGTACTAAAAGTAACTTATGATGAAAGTGTAGGTAAAGACACTTGGTATTTTTACTTTAACCCGAAGACTTATGCCATGGAGATTTATCAATTTTTCAAAGCAACAAAAGACAGTGGTGAATATATTTTACTTTCTGAAGAGGAAATAATAAACGGTATAAAAATGCCTAAAGTAAGAGCTTGGTATTATAACAAAGATGATGGTTACTTAGGTACAGACACGTTGGTTAAATAA
- a CDS encoding chloride channel protein, giving the protein MLISKKTLKRILIWRYKNVSERQFVYVLSILVGFLAGLGTLVLKNLTYFFQWILEGNLIKDYHYSFYFLFPIIGLLLVHIIKKYLLKKEIGHGISTTLEAISKKSGIIEQYKIYASVLTAPITAGFGGSIGLQGPAVSTGAALGSGISQLFHVNTKTRMLLIACAAAGAMASMFQAPIAAIIFAIEIFSLDLAFVSLIPLLLASVSAIVTSYFFLGQDVLFSVKIQETFQINDIAFYVFLAIFTGFASVYFSKIYFIIINFFNRFKKTSQKLFWSSIAIGLLLLLVPPLYGEGYSIINNLLLNDAAEALKELPYKFDKNNVWTVIILLMIVGVLKVIAMTTTFAAGGVGGIFIPTLVMGSILGNVLAKTINAFGFSVSETNFTLIGMTGLMAGVLHAPLTAIFLIAEITGGYDLFVPLMLVAAVSYAITKYFVSNSIYAVELAERGELITHDRDKNVMMMMSIEKIIEKNFISVSLEMSMRQLLTTAVTKSNRNIFPVLNENNEFLGIILLDDIRPILFDEKLYDKLTVLDFMKSAPTVIFNTDSIEKIMQKFKESGAWNLPIVKEDGTYIGFISKSKLLSAYRSKLLQVTS; this is encoded by the coding sequence ATGCTAATTTCTAAGAAAACACTAAAGCGAATTCTTATTTGGAGATATAAGAATGTTTCTGAACGTCAGTTCGTTTATGTTTTAAGTATTTTGGTGGGTTTCTTAGCAGGTTTAGGAACGTTAGTTCTAAAGAATCTTACTTATTTTTTTCAATGGATTTTAGAAGGGAATTTAATTAAAGATTATCACTACTCTTTTTACTTTTTATTTCCCATCATTGGTTTACTCTTAGTTCATATTATTAAAAAATATCTGCTTAAAAAAGAGATTGGTCATGGTATTTCAACCACACTAGAGGCTATTTCTAAAAAGAGTGGAATTATAGAACAATATAAAATTTATGCTTCAGTACTTACCGCTCCTATAACCGCAGGATTTGGAGGATCAATAGGATTACAAGGTCCGGCTGTAAGCACCGGTGCTGCGCTAGGGTCTGGAATTTCACAATTGTTTCACGTAAATACTAAAACCAGAATGCTATTAATTGCGTGTGCCGCAGCAGGTGCAATGGCATCAATGTTTCAAGCACCTATTGCAGCAATTATTTTCGCAATCGAAATATTTAGTTTAGACTTAGCTTTTGTTTCGCTCATTCCATTATTATTAGCTTCTGTTTCTGCAATTGTTACGTCTTATTTTTTCTTAGGTCAAGATGTGTTATTCTCTGTAAAAATTCAAGAAACCTTTCAAATTAACGACATTGCTTTTTATGTTTTTCTTGCAATTTTCACTGGATTCGCTTCCGTTTACTTTTCGAAAATCTACTTTATCATTATCAACTTTTTTAATCGATTTAAAAAAACATCGCAGAAGTTATTTTGGAGCTCCATTGCCATTGGTTTATTACTATTATTAGTTCCTCCTCTTTACGGAGAAGGATATTCTATAATTAACAATTTACTATTAAATGATGCCGCTGAAGCCTTAAAAGAACTTCCATATAAGTTTGATAAAAACAATGTTTGGACAGTTATCATTTTATTGATGATTGTAGGTGTACTAAAAGTAATAGCCATGACCACAACCTTTGCTGCAGGTGGTGTTGGTGGTATTTTTATTCCAACGTTAGTTATGGGAAGTATTTTAGGTAATGTACTTGCTAAAACTATTAATGCTTTCGGGTTTTCCGTTTCTGAAACCAACTTTACATTAATTGGAATGACGGGTTTAATGGCAGGAGTTCTTCATGCACCATTAACCGCTATTTTCTTAATTGCTGAAATAACTGGTGGATATGATTTATTTGTTCCTTTAATGTTGGTTGCTGCAGTTTCTTATGCAATAACTAAATACTTTGTATCTAACTCTATTTATGCCGTTGAATTAGCAGAAAGAGGAGAGTTGATTACTCATGATCGAGATAAAAATGTAATGATGATGATGAGTATTGAAAAAATTATTGAAAAAAACTTTATTTCTGTTTCTCTAGAAATGTCTATGCGACAACTATTAACCACTGCAGTTACAAAGTCTAACAGAAATATTTTTCCTGTTTTAAATGAAAACAATGAATTTCTCGGGATTATTCTTTTGGATGATATTCGTCCAATATTATTTGATGAAAAGCTATACGATAAGTTAACAGTATTAGATTTTATGAAAAGCGCGCCTACAGTTATTTTTAATACAGATAGCATTGAAAAAATTATGCAAAAATTTAAAGAAAGTGGCGCTTGGAATTTACCTATTGTAAAAGAAGACGGAACTTATATTGGCTTTATCTCAAAGTCCAAATTATTATCTGCTTATCGTTCTAAATTACTTCAGGTTACATCTTAG
- a CDS encoding energy transducer TonB, with protein MNFKRILILGFVFLSTTIITAQQDVCVSSSSSDDLLMELNTIDKCLHDKESAEKEMPKPRTKRYLRTRRNSYYHKLRKNLSAINSTKNKAPKKEVKARDVYLGEVTEQPVLLVSGNNANYKGNLKDVLNNYINDNLVYPESLKERGVEGIVWTSFIIDANGGVKNIVALGPINGELLEAEATRIIKGLPKFKPGKIDNELVNVKHLMAINFEIGK; from the coding sequence ATGAATTTTAAAAGAATATTGATTTTAGGTTTTGTTTTTCTTTCAACGACAATAATAACTGCTCAACAAGATGTATGCGTGAGCTCATCATCATCAGACGATCTTTTAATGGAATTAAATACTATAGATAAGTGTTTACATGATAAAGAAAGTGCAGAAAAAGAAATGCCTAAACCAAGAACAAAAAGGTATTTAAGAACAAGAAGAAATAGTTATTATCATAAACTAAGAAAGAATTTAAGCGCAATTAATTCAACTAAAAACAAGGCTCCTAAAAAAGAGGTAAAAGCAAGAGATGTGTATTTAGGTGAAGTAACAGAACAACCAGTTTTATTAGTTTCAGGTAATAATGCGAATTACAAAGGGAACTTAAAGGATGTGTTAAACAACTATATAAATGATAACTTAGTATACCCTGAGTCTTTAAAAGAAAGAGGTGTTGAAGGAATTGTATGGACTAGTTTTATTATTGACGCTAACGGAGGTGTAAAAAACATTGTTGCTTTAGGACCAATTAATGGTGAATTATTAGAAGCTGAAGCTACTAGAATTATAAAAGGTTTACCAAAATTTAAGCCTGGTAAAATTGATAACGAACTTGTAAATGTGAAGCATTTGATGGCTATTAACTTTGAAATAGGTAAGTAA
- a CDS encoding alpha/beta hydrolase family protein, with protein sequence MTRLLLALITLITSSVISLCAQTSPRPQDPVAPLPYLVEEVSFVNSKENITLAGTLTLPKNEKNPPVAILISGSGPQNRDSEVKAFNHRPFLVLSDYLTRNGIAVLRYDDRGIAESKGNFKTATTHDFADDAESAVAYLKTRKDVINTNQIGLIGHSEGGIIGAIASSRNKDVAFFISLAGPGVDGKEILLTQSRKALELKNVSSDLIDFNEMISNGVYSIVQKEPDSLSVAKSTRKFFLAKKKELPKNLMLMQMNDQVIDQQIKAVTDKWLMNFIKTDPKPYFAKVTCPFLALNGSKDIQVLSELNLNAIRSALKTSTNKDVEIKELEGFNHLFQVAETGSIEEYAKIDETFSEKAMVIIKDWILKRF encoded by the coding sequence ATGACACGTTTACTTTTAGCTTTAATAACACTAATTACATCTTCCGTAATTAGTCTTTGTGCTCAAACTTCACCAAGACCACAAGACCCTGTTGCTCCGTTACCATATTTGGTTGAGGAAGTTTCATTTGTAAATTCAAAGGAAAATATCACTTTAGCTGGAACATTAACACTTCCTAAAAATGAAAAAAATCCTCCAGTTGCAATTCTAATTTCAGGTTCTGGTCCGCAAAATAGAGATAGTGAAGTAAAAGCATTTAATCATCGTCCATTTCTTGTATTATCAGATTATTTAACAAGAAACGGAATTGCTGTGCTACGTTATGATGATCGAGGAATTGCTGAATCTAAAGGAAATTTTAAAACTGCAACAACTCATGACTTTGCTGATGATGCGGAAAGTGCTGTTGCATATTTAAAGACTAGAAAAGATGTTATCAACACTAATCAAATTGGGTTAATTGGACATAGTGAAGGAGGAATTATTGGTGCTATTGCTTCTTCTAGAAATAAAGATGTTGCCTTTTTTATCTCTTTAGCAGGACCAGGAGTAGATGGAAAGGAAATATTACTAACTCAATCTAGAAAGGCGTTAGAGTTAAAAAACGTATCCTCAGATCTTATTGATTTTAATGAAATGATTTCAAACGGGGTGTATTCAATAGTTCAAAAAGAACCAGACTCTCTTTCTGTTGCCAAAAGTACCCGTAAATTCTTTTTAGCGAAAAAGAAGGAGTTGCCAAAAAACTTGATGTTAATGCAAATGAATGACCAAGTCATAGACCAACAAATAAAAGCTGTAACTGATAAGTGGCTAATGAACTTTATTAAAACAGATCCAAAGCCATATTTTGCCAAAGTAACTTGTCCTTTTTTAGCTTTAAACGGATCAAAAGATATTCAAGTATTGTCTGAGCTGAACTTAAATGCTATCCGAAGTGCGCTAAAAACGTCAACAAATAAAGATGTTGAAATAAAAGAATTAGAAGGATTCAATCATTTATTTCAAGTAGCAGAAACAGGAAGCATAGAGGAATATGCTAAAATTGATGAAACGTTTTCTGAAAAAGCAATGGTGATTATAAAAGATTGGATCTTAAAACGCTTTTAA
- a CDS encoding sensor histidine kinase has product MNLKSQQLLFWALQITGWGIPSFLNGYAKYIYNTDPLIKKYLILETLLFFILGIFWTTILRNYIKNYIASFDSLKKDYSKVIIGYVLSSIGYTFTLIGFSYLAFSFILEKNMTLSFGRIVSSAINIFLFVLFWLLFYISIKTLINSKQRHIEYLELESSFKDSQLNTLKGQINPHFMFNSLNNIRGLMLEDVEKARDMITRLSELLRYSLSKSSNSTIKLKEELEMVSNFIALSHIQFEDRLTYKEEIDSNLLALEIPPMIIQMLIENAIKHGISQQKNGGTVHLQVSEIDKNLEIKVSNTGQLENNKESTKIGLKNISDRLRILYGDKANFKLFEEKQTVIAHIQIPL; this is encoded by the coding sequence ATGAATCTAAAATCGCAACAATTACTATTCTGGGCACTTCAAATTACGGGTTGGGGAATTCCATCATTTCTAAATGGTTACGCAAAATACATCTATAATACTGATCCTTTAATTAAAAAGTATCTCATTTTAGAAACGTTGCTTTTTTTTATTCTAGGTATATTTTGGACTACTATTTTAAGAAACTACATCAAAAATTATATTGCTTCATTTGATTCCTTAAAAAAGGATTATTCAAAAGTAATTATTGGCTATGTACTCTCTTCAATTGGATACACATTTACCTTAATTGGATTTTCATATTTGGCTTTTAGTTTTATACTTGAAAAAAACATGACACTTTCTTTTGGTAGAATAGTGTCATCTGCGATTAATATATTTCTTTTTGTGCTTTTTTGGTTGTTGTTTTATATCAGTATTAAAACTTTAATCAACTCTAAACAGAGGCATATTGAATATTTGGAATTAGAGAGTTCATTTAAAGACTCTCAGTTGAATACTTTAAAAGGACAAATTAATCCACACTTCATGTTTAATAGTTTAAATAACATCAGAGGACTAATGTTGGAAGATGTTGAAAAAGCTAGAGATATGATTACACGTCTTTCTGAATTGCTACGTTATTCACTTTCAAAAAGTAGTAATAGTACTATAAAACTAAAGGAAGAGTTAGAAATGGTTTCGAATTTTATTGCACTAAGTCATATTCAATTTGAAGATAGACTAACTTATAAGGAAGAGATAGATTCTAATCTTTTAGCATTGGAAATTCCTCCAATGATTATTCAAATGCTTATTGAAAATGCTATAAAACATGGTATTTCTCAACAAAAAAATGGAGGAACTGTACACTTACAAGTTTCGGAAATAGATAAAAATTTAGAAATTAAAGTAAGTAATACTGGTCAGTTAGAAAACAATAAAGAATCTACTAAAATTGGATTAAAAAATATTAGCGATCGTCTTCGTATTTTATATGGTGATAAAGCTAATTTTAAGCTCTTCGAAGAAAAACAAACTGTAATTGCTCATATTCAAATTCCGTTATGA
- a CDS encoding LytR/AlgR family response regulator transcription factor, which yields MKTSIKAVIVEDSRLARKELKLLLNDYDHIKIIGEAENVDEAYELINSDFPDLLFLDINMPEKDGFALLEMLDEIPTVIFTTAYDEYAIKSFEYNAFDYLLKPINKSRLQKTIDKLQITENSEKEVTNLLTPTSQVFLKDGEDCWMVAIQEITLFEIVGNYTRVYFKDKKPLIYKSLNKIESRLPLNYFFRVNRQQIVNLKHIVNVTPWFNGKLKFTMKNDIEVEVSRRQSVKFKQELEF from the coding sequence ATGAAAACATCTATAAAAGCTGTTATTGTAGAAGACTCTAGATTGGCAAGAAAAGAGTTGAAGTTATTACTTAACGATTACGATCATATCAAAATAATTGGTGAAGCTGAAAATGTAGATGAAGCCTATGAGTTAATCAATTCTGATTTTCCTGATTTACTATTCTTGGATATAAACATGCCTGAAAAAGATGGTTTTGCTTTGTTAGAAATGTTAGATGAAATTCCGACAGTAATATTTACAACGGCTTATGATGAATATGCAATTAAGTCTTTTGAATACAATGCTTTTGATTATTTATTAAAACCAATTAATAAAAGTAGACTTCAAAAGACAATTGATAAGCTTCAAATTACTGAGAATTCAGAAAAAGAAGTAACCAATTTACTTACACCAACAAGTCAAGTGTTTTTAAAAGATGGTGAAGATTGTTGGATGGTAGCGATTCAAGAAATTACTCTTTTTGAAATTGTAGGAAATTACACTCGTGTTTATTTTAAAGACAAAAAGCCTTTGATTTATAAATCGCTAAATAAAATTGAAAGTCGATTACCACTAAACTATTTCTTTCGAGTAAACAGACAGCAAATTGTGAATCTGAAACATATTGTTAACGTCACTCCATGGTTCAACGGAAAATTAAAGTTCACCATGAAGAATGACATTGAAGTTGAAGTTTCTCGCAGACAGTCTGTAAAATTTAAGCAAGAGCTAGAATTCTAA
- the glpQ gene encoding glycerophosphodiester phosphodiesterase — protein sequence MRQLFFLAAFLLVFSCMKTQKKSNSMNSKIIVAHRGASGYLPEHTMEAKAMAYAMNPDFLEQDLVLSKDDVPVVIHDIYLDDVTDVAAKFPERKREDDRYYVIDFTFEELQSLHVSERFDPKTGKQFYPNRFPKGKGSFKLHSLQQEIELIQGLNKSTGNSIGIYPEIKNPEFHHKNGKDIAQITLEVLSEYGYTTKKDNCIFQCFDAKELERVRKELKSDLFLVQLIEFPEETKQLDHFATYADGIGPWYKQVIDKKVDGKWQFTSLVEDAHKLGLKVHAYTFRADQLGDFSSFEEHVNTLLFEANIDGCFTDFPDKVVRLLNK from the coding sequence TTGAGACAGTTATTTTTTTTAGCAGCCTTTTTGTTAGTTTTTTCATGTATGAAAACTCAAAAAAAGTCAAATTCTATGAACTCAAAAATTATTGTAGCTCATCGCGGAGCTTCAGGTTATTTACCAGAACATACAATGGAAGCCAAAGCTATGGCTTATGCAATGAATCCTGATTTTCTTGAACAAGATTTAGTGCTGAGTAAAGATGATGTTCCTGTAGTTATTCATGATATTTATTTAGATGATGTTACTGATGTTGCTGCAAAATTTCCTGAGCGAAAACGCGAAGATGACCGATACTATGTGATCGATTTTACTTTTGAGGAATTGCAGAGTTTACATGTTTCTGAACGTTTCGATCCTAAAACTGGTAAACAATTTTATCCGAATAGATTTCCGAAAGGAAAAGGGAGTTTTAAGTTACATTCTCTACAGCAAGAAATCGAATTGATTCAAGGACTGAATAAAAGTACGGGGAATAGTATTGGAATTTATCCAGAAATTAAGAATCCTGAGTTTCATCATAAGAATGGAAAAGATATTGCTCAAATCACTTTAGAGGTTTTATCAGAATATGGATATACTACTAAAAAAGACAATTGCATTTTTCAATGTTTTGATGCTAAAGAATTGGAACGTGTTCGAAAGGAGTTAAAATCCGATTTGTTTTTAGTGCAATTAATAGAATTCCCAGAGGAAACAAAACAGCTAGATCATTTTGCTACTTACGCAGATGGAATTGGACCTTGGTATAAACAAGTTATAGACAAAAAGGTTGATGGTAAATGGCAATTTACTTCTTTAGTTGAAGATGCTCATAAATTAGGCTTAAAAGTGCATGCATATACGTTTAGAGCAGATCAATTAGGTGATTTTTCTTCATTCGAAGAGCACGTAAACACCTTGCTTTTTGAAGCTAATATTGATGGATGTTTTACTGACTTTCCAGATAAAGTTGTTCGACTATTGAATAAATAG
- a CDS encoding T9SS type A sorting domain-containing protein — MKYIILSILLLKSIYAFGQNTSSVNSGAIQNNNLMHSVGEVFVISNNENNISSGIIAVTTQIEFFTLGTEEILLSEDIRVYPNPANHSLNLNINKKIKKIFIYNTSGQLVSEQILNNANRVNLTNLSKGIYFLKTENPNIKSIKIIKK; from the coding sequence ATGAAATACATTATACTGAGTATTTTACTTTTAAAATCCATCTATGCATTTGGGCAAAATACTAGTTCAGTAAATAGCGGGGCAATTCAAAACAACAACCTTATGCATTCAGTGGGTGAAGTTTTTGTAATATCCAATAATGAAAACAATATAAGTTCTGGTATTATTGCAGTTACCACACAAATCGAGTTTTTCACATTGGGAACTGAAGAAATATTATTGTCAGAGGATATAAGAGTATATCCAAACCCAGCGAATCATTCTCTTAATCTTAATATTAACAAAAAGATCAAGAAAATTTTTATCTATAATACTTCAGGTCAATTAGTTTCCGAGCAAATACTTAATAATGCGAATAGAGTTAATCTAACAAATTTGTCTAAAGGTATATATTTTTTAAAAACAGAAAACCCAAATATAAAATCTATTAAAATTATAAAGAAGTAG
- a CDS encoding glutaminase: protein MDYKRVLTTIYNNVVSEENKGAIATYIPELAKVDSDNFGVCLLNMNNEQFGVGNWKTKFSIQSISKVLSLSLAYQIFGDEIWKRVDVEPSGTPFNSLVQLESDFGIPRNPFMNSGAMVICDMLVSHYENPKEDFLAAVRELCKSSDISYSEAVAKSEASVGYRNKALCNFIKSFGNIKNEPEEVLDFYFHMCSIEMSCQELSQVFMYLANPNFTTSTGDNVLNLSKTKRVNAIMQTCGFYDESGEFSFRVGLPGKSGVGGGIVAVYPGKYCIAAWSPKLNEKGNSYRGMKFLEAFTTETEESIF from the coding sequence ATCGATTATAAGAGAGTTTTAACTACAATATATAATAATGTAGTTTCCGAAGAAAATAAGGGTGCAATTGCCACTTATATTCCAGAATTAGCCAAAGTAGATTCGGACAATTTTGGAGTTTGTTTATTAAACATGAATAATGAGCAATTCGGGGTAGGGAATTGGAAAACAAAATTTTCTATTCAAAGTATTTCTAAAGTCTTGTCTTTGAGCTTGGCCTATCAAATTTTTGGAGATGAAATATGGAAACGCGTGGATGTTGAACCTTCAGGAACACCTTTTAATTCTCTAGTTCAATTAGAATCAGATTTTGGAATTCCAAGAAATCCGTTTATGAATAGTGGAGCAATGGTCATCTGTGATATGCTCGTAAGCCATTATGAAAATCCAAAAGAAGATTTTTTAGCTGCTGTCAGAGAACTTTGTAAATCATCGGATATTTCATATTCAGAAGCCGTAGCTAAATCCGAAGCTTCGGTGGGATATAGAAACAAAGCCTTATGTAATTTTATTAAGTCTTTTGGAAATATTAAAAATGAACCTGAAGAAGTATTAGATTTTTATTTTCATATGTGCTCAATTGAAATGAGTTGCCAGGAATTATCACAAGTATTTATGTATTTGGCCAATCCGAATTTTACAACTTCAACTGGTGATAACGTATTAAATCTGAGTAAAACAAAAAGGGTAAATGCAATTATGCAAACCTGCGGTTTTTATGATGAATCTGGAGAATTTTCTTTTAGGGTTGGATTACCAGGAAAGAGTGGAGTTGGCGGAGGAATCGTAGCAGTTTATCCTGGTAAATATTGCATCGCAGCTTGGAGTCCTAAATTGAATGAAAAAGGAAATTCTTATCGAGGAATGAAATTTTTAGAAGCATTTACTACCGAAACTGAGGAGTCAATTTTTTGA